A stretch of Antennarius striatus isolate MH-2024 chromosome 6, ASM4005453v1, whole genome shotgun sequence DNA encodes these proteins:
- the arhgap32a gene encoding rho GTPase-activating protein 32 isoform X2: MEAGCVVAAVIENAASGPQVEPGSSDVLQRSLPPYTDLGENDVLLQGSIYNLPEEKQQQQTSTAMVRSDDIIAEPLLRSCVSTASMKVKNMKKLTFPRGHFPRLAECAHFHYETVDFGNVQLAFPEGQSEGPKAGLDSKELVFLVQIGCQGRNWLVKRSYEDFRVLDKHLHLCIYDRRYSELIELPRNNTLKDTVESVTKMLANYLSRFSAIADNKINCGPVLTWMEIDNKGNHLLVSEEASINVPAIAAAHVTKRYTAQATDELTFEVGDIVSVIDMPPKEDTGWWRGKHGFQVGFFPCDCVELINDKIPPSVQSSVPKPVCKKHGKLVTFLRTFMKSRPPPQKLRQRGILRERVFGCDLGEHLHNSGHEVPQVVKSCAEFIEKHGVVDGIYRLSGISSNIQKLRHEFDSEQIPDLTRDVFRQDIHSVGSLCKLYFRELPNPLLTYQLYDRFSEAVSAATDEEKLVKIHNVIQQLPPPHYRSLEYLMRHLSHLATFSSITNMHTKNLAIVWAPNLLRSRQIESACFSGTAAFMEVRIQSVVVEFILNNTEALFSSKLSAIIRESTGNNTLARPKSLLVCSPSTKLLSLEEAQARTQAQVGSPATTPCISHSDYIEVGAGPGALLGKFHTVIELPVESKRPPSKAKKSPVGNWLSFFHLGKSQSVSKRKLKRHPSEPNEIKSIALPGGRGDSGTLRSTKSEESLTSLHNVEGDPRKYRPRRPRSTSEAISVVCRDDQAHTRNKDDHRTHLLHERSAVSDRGHSVTRISPPHQEDDLDLCPPVAGISSLDFDPMSFQCSPPSAIPGLQQNKDGHKWRKSAGCSSESEPISSPNNNISGSQSPDISPILSNGGKEINLKSLSPKLRKKSFKTQADVQRASDSSPLLPSMSPPVERGEGQLAEGKVGRTSYHQCSPLSTASQASALTDLSQSAQNLPDSGTDRLMSSVSVLPPHPPLTSAARKLALALAESAQMASSGAQRTNNISSHLFRRLEAPHIQDKPPRPSVLNLKEHSCPHVSSQWQTSVHNPMESHCYRHPVHFLPAHLGSGPLQVTDGQESISNLTPNVSPLGSGSLDDCSAERSDPREEKELRDVTQAEPTCQSVGVSTPTQPVCSTQSQSTSPVYVNTDSINIFNFRAVLAETSMPASIEEVLPRSLQPSTHLYNPEDEPLDLAGDVYGIHQHHRPIQTGRPSARHWPRPAALPCHQFGPRGIYRQASESRCSTLGFRYPLSPQYRHHHREEHLISGHHRQQVPWQRSEDRIVGQPAIRRARSFHAPQISHYELAERTIVPPDSLFYTEQMSSQEVPYQRLIQTGIHSARPQFDSSRADYRYSPYFDINPADSSCYYAEPSQQRDNRHAQPHTIRCERENRQSDYYNYSPHRVPPVNREFYVESKDTFVYEARDAEIFERVVYQPVKHEGKSRNKNICLPVSPPESPSSPVDSRGRDIMHTRSKSDPGNACLLSTSRTENPDFLLATSPTSLRSQQADLEVAGQKYDHRSSAEPGPSRQTQIRPQPPLRKVPSLPERGCRNFKNIEHNNRSHTRGHNQEGLMMAKTGSSYSGAVKPSILRRPARSQSTREDRHHHYQHIKSSLDPQHLGSFSIQPTRRTQSTKVKPTQYDHMEGHYATPKPKSTRSSKSVGGYLPSQGCMSPHGHKLLSKALGQESFYHTSLRSEAGVYE, translated from the exons ATGGAGGCTGGCTGTGTCGTTGCCGCGGTGATTGAGAATGCTGCTTCAGGACCCCAGGTTGAACCAGGAAGTAGTGACGTCCTTCAGCG CAGCTTGCCACCATATACTGACCTGGGCGAAAATGATGTCTTACTTCAAGGCAGCATCTACAATCTTCCAGAAGAGAAACAGCAACAGCAGACATCCACTGCTATG GTCaggagtgatgacatcatagcCGAGCCCCTCCTGCGCTCCTGCGTTAGCACGGCTAGCATGAAGGTCAAGAACATGAAGAA gcttaCATTCCCCAGAGGTCATTTCCCCAGGTTGGCAGAGTGTGCCCATTTCCATTATGAGACCGTTGACTTTGGTAACGTTCAG TTGGCATTTCCAGAGGGCCAGAGCGAAGGACCAAAGGCTGGTCTAGACTCCAAAGAGCTGGTCTTTCTGGTCCAGATCGGTTGCCAG GGTCGAAACTGGCTGGTGAAGAGATCCTACGAAGACTTCCGTGTTCTCGACAAACACCTGCACCTGTGTATTTATGACCGCCGTTACTCAGAGCTGATTGAGCTGCCAAGAAACAACACATTAAAGGACACTGTTGAG TCAGTAACAAAGATGTTGGCCAACTACCTGTCGCGCTTCTCGGCCATCGCTGACAACAAGATCAACTGTGGTCCAGTGCTGACTTGGATGGAG ATTGACAACAAGGGGAACCATCTGCTGGTGTCTGAGGAGGCCTCCATCAACGTTCCTGCGATCGCGGCTGCTCACGTCACCAAACGTTACACGGCCCAGGCCACAGACGAACTGACCTTTGAG GTGGGAGACATCGTGTCGGTCATAGACATGCCTCCGAAAGAAGACACGGGATGGTGGAGAGGGAAACACGGCTTTCAG GTTGGTTTCTTTCCCTGCGACTGTGTCGAGCTGATAAACGACAAGATCCCTCCCAGCGTTCAAAGCTCCGTGCCGAAGCCAG TGTGTAAGAAGCATGGAAAGCTGGTAACGTTCCTGAGGACTTTCATGAAGTCACGACCACCGCCTCAGAAGCTGAGGCAGCGCGGGATCCTCAGAGAACGAGTGTTTGGCTGCGACTTGGGGGAGCATCTTCACAACTCTGGACACGAGG TCCCCCAGGTTGTGAAGAGCTGTGCTGAGTTCATAGAGAAACACGGGGTTGTGGACGGAATTTACAGACTGTCTGGGATTTCCTCCAATATCCAGAAACTGAG ACATGAGTTTGACTCTGAGCAAATCCCAGACCTGACCAGAGACGTCTTCAGACAGGATATACACTCTGTGGGTTCCCTGTGCAAGCTGTACTTCAGGGAGCTACCCAACCCTCTGCTCACCTACCAGCTCTATGACAGATTCTCA GAGGCTGTGTCTGCTGCCACAGATGAGGAGAAGCTGGTCAAAATCCACAATGTCATCCAGCAGCTGCCCCCTCCTCACTACAG GAGTCTGGAGTACCTCATGCGACACCTCTCCCACCTGGCCACCTTCAGCTCCATCACTAACATGCACACTAAAAACCTGGCTATTGTCTGGGCGCCTAACCTCCTcag GTCCAGACAGATCGAGTCGGCCTGTTTTAGTGGAACAGCTGCGTTCATGGAAGTGCGTATTCAGTCGGTGGTGGTGGAGTTCATCCTCAACAACACCGAGGCTCTCTTCAGCTCTAAACTCAGCGCCATCATACGGGAAAGcacag GTAACAACACCTTAGCCAGACCCAAGTCCCTGCTGGTCTGCTCCCCATCCACAAAGCTACTGTCTCTGGAAGAGGCCCAGGCTCGCACCCAGGCCCAGGTGGGCTCCCCAGCCACCACCCCCTGCATCAGCCACAGTGACTACATCGAGGTCGGGGCGGGACCCGGAGCTCTGCTGGGCAAGTTCCACACAGTCATCGAGCTTCCAGTGGAGAG CAAGCGACCTCCTAGTAAAGCTAAAAAGTCTCCTGTGGGGAACTGGCTGTCCTTTTTCCATCTGGGAAAATCCCAGTCTGTGTCTAAACGTAAACTGAAGCGACACCCCAGCGAGCCTAACGAAATAAAGAGCATTGCACTGCCAG GTGGAAGAGGAGATAGCGGCACATTGCGCTCAACCAAGAGTGAGGAATCTCTAACCTCTTTGCATAATGTAGAAG gGGATCCTCGGAAGTACCGCCCTCGCAGACCTCGTTCAACTAGTGAGGCCATTTCTGTCGTCTGTAGAGACGACCAGGCTCACACCAGGAATAAAGACGACCACAGAACACACCTACTGCATGAAAGGAGTGCTGTTTCTGATCGCGGTCACAGCGTAACACGTATTTCACCTCCACACCAGGAAGACGATCTTGATCTTTGTCCGCCAGTTGCAGGCATCTCTAGTTTGGACTTTGACCCCATGTCTTTTCAGTGCAGCCCACCCTCAGCTATTCCTGGGCTGCAACAGAACAAAGATGGACATAAATGGCGGAAGAGCGCGGGGTGCTCCAGCGAATCAGAGCCCATCTCCTCTCCGAACAACAACATTAGTGGCTCTCAGTCTCCAGATATTAGCCCGATTCTCAGTAACGGAGGAAAGGAGATTAACCTGAAGTCGCTCTCTCCTAAACTCAGGAAGAAATCTTTTAAGACACAAGCAGATGTTCAGAGAGCGTCCGATTCTTCTCCACTTCTTCCGTCGATGTCACCCCCAGTGGAGAGGGGTGAAGGCCAGTTGGCAGAAGGAAAGGTGGGGAGAACGTCCTACCATCAGTGCAGCCCACTCAGCACAGCGAGCCAAGCATCGGCCCTGACTGACCTCAGTCAGTCTGCACAGAACCTGCCCGATTCAG GAACAGATAGACTTATGAGTTCAGTGTCTGTtctccctcctcaccctcccttGACGAGTGCTGCGCGCAAGTTGGCTTTGGCTTTGGCTGAGTCTGCCCAGATGGCCAGCAGCGGCGCCCAGAGAACAAACAACATCTCATCCCACCTTTTTCGGAGACTGGAAGCACCTCACATCCAGGACAAACCGCCCCGGCCCTCTGTCCTCAATCTTAAAGAGCACTCTTGTCCTCATGTCTCCTCCCAATGGCAAACATCAGTGCACAACCCCATGGAAAGCCACTGCTACCGTCATCCTGTTCATTTCCTTCCTGCACACCTTGGCTCCGGGCCGTTGCAGGTCACTGATGGACAGGAAAGTATAAGTAATTTAACACCTAATGTCAGTCCGCTCGGGTCAGGGAGTTTGGATGATTGCAGCGCAGAGAGGAGCGACCCCAGAGAGGAAAAAGAGCTTAGAGATGTCACACAGGCAGAACCCACCTGTCAGAGTGTTGGCGTTTCGACACCCACTCAGCCTGTATGCTCCACTCAGAGCCAGTCGACTTCACCCGTGTATGTGAACACCGACTCtatcaatatttttaatttccgCGCGGTTCTGGCAGAAACCTCCATGCCTGCCTCAATCGAAGAGGTCCTCCCACGCTCGCTGCAGCCCTCAACACATCTGTACAACCCAGAGGATGAACCTCTCGACCTGGCTGGGGATGTGTACGGCATTCATCAGCATCATCGACCGATTCAAACAGGACGACCGTCTGCACGTCACTGGCCTCGGCCCGCCGCTCTGCCGTGTCACCAGTTTGGGCCGAGGGGTATTTACAGGCAGGCGTCTGAGAGTCGCTGCAGTACGTTAGGGTTCAGATATCCGCTGTCACCTCAGTACAGACATCACCACAGAGAAGAGCACCTTATCAGTGGTCACCACAGACAGCAAGTCCCATGGCAAAGATCAGAAGATAGGATAGTTGGGCAGCCGGCCATCCGGAGGGCTCGCTCTTTCCATGCTCCACAAATTAGTCACTATGAGCTGGCAGAGAGGACAATTGTGCCCCCTGATTCACTGTTTTATACCGAGCAAATGTCCAGCCAGGAGGTGCCCTATCAGAGGCTGATTCAGACTGGCATCCACTCGGCTCGGCCCCAGTTTGACAGCAGCCGAGCAGACTATCGTTACAGCCCCTATTTTGATATTAACCCAGCAGATAGCTCCTGCTATTACGCAGAGCCCAGCCAGCAACGTGATAACCGACATGCTCAGCCTCACACAATACGCTGCGAAAGGGAAAATAGGCAATCTGATTACTATAACTACTCTCCACACCGTGTCCCTCCTGTGAACAGGGAGTTTTATGTAGAAAGCAAGGACACTTTTGTTTACGAGGCTAGAGATGCAGAAATTTTTGAAAGAGTAGTTTATCAACCGGTCAAGCATGAGGGTAAatctagaaataaaaatatatgtctACCTGTGTCACCACCTGAGAGCCCAAGCTCACCGGTTGACTCAAGAGGCAGGGACATAATGCACACAAGAAGCAAGTCGGATCCTGGAAATGCCTGCCTCCTTTCCACCAGCAGGACAGAAAATCCTGATTTTTTATTAGCTACATCACCAACTTCCCTGAGGTCTCAGCAGGCTGACCTGGAGGTCGCCGGTCAAAAGTACGACCACCGGTCGagtgcagaaccaggaccatccAGGCAGACTCAGATCAGGCCTCAACCACCACTGCGTAAAGTTCCCTCGCTTCCTGAAAGAGGCTGTCGTAACTTCAAGAACATCGAGCACAACAACAGAAGCCATACACGAGGTCATAACCAAGAAGGATTAATGATGGCCAAAACTGGCAGCAGCTACTCTGGTGCTGTCAAACCTAGCATCCTTAGGAGACCGGCGAGGTCACAGAGCACCAGAGAAGACCGTCACCATCATTATCAACACATCAAATCCTCTCTAGATCCACAACATCTGGGATCCTTTTCCATTCAGCCCACCAGAAGGACTCAGAGCACTAAAGTCAAGCCCACACAATATGATCACATGGAGGGGCATTATGCAACTCCAAAACCTAAATCCACAAGATCCAGCAAATCCGTGGGCGGATATTTGCCTAGCCAGGGCTGTATGTCTCCCCACGGACACAAACTGCTGTCCAAAGCTCTGGGTCAGGAGTCTTTTTATCACACTTCACTGAGATCTGAGGCTGGGGTCTATGAGTGA
- the arhgap32a gene encoding rho GTPase-activating protein 32 isoform X1, protein MEAGCVVAAVIENAASGPQVEPGSSDVLQRSLPPYTDLGENDVLLQGSIYNLPEEKQQQQTSTAMVRSDDIIAEPLLRSCVSTASMKVKNMKKLTFPRGHFPRLAECAHFHYETVDFGNVQLAFPEGQSEGPKAGLDSKELVFLVQIGCQGRNWLVKRSYEDFRVLDKHLHLCIYDRRYSELIELPRNNTLKDTVESVTKMLANYLSRFSAIADNKINCGPVLTWMEIDNKGNHLLVSEEASINVPAIAAAHVTKRYTAQATDELTFEVGDIVSVIDMPPKEDTGWWRGKHGFQVGFFPCDCVELINDKIPPSVQSSVPKPVCKKHGKLVTFLRTFMKSRPPPQKLRQRGILRERVFGCDLGEHLHNSGHEVPQVVKSCAEFIEKHGVVDGIYRLSGISSNIQKLRHEFDSEQIPDLTRDVFRQDIHSVGSLCKLYFRELPNPLLTYQLYDRFSEAVSAATDEEKLVKIHNVIQQLPPPHYRSLEYLMRHLSHLATFSSITNMHTKNLAIVWAPNLLRSRQIESACFSGTAAFMEVRIQSVVVEFILNNTEALFSSKLSAIIRESTGNNTLARPKSLLVCSPSTKLLSLEEAQARTQAQVGSPATTPCISHSDYIEVGAGPGALLGKFHTVIELPVESSKRPPSKAKKSPVGNWLSFFHLGKSQSVSKRKLKRHPSEPNEIKSIALPGGRGDSGTLRSTKSEESLTSLHNVEGDPRKYRPRRPRSTSEAISVVCRDDQAHTRNKDDHRTHLLHERSAVSDRGHSVTRISPPHQEDDLDLCPPVAGISSLDFDPMSFQCSPPSAIPGLQQNKDGHKWRKSAGCSSESEPISSPNNNISGSQSPDISPILSNGGKEINLKSLSPKLRKKSFKTQADVQRASDSSPLLPSMSPPVERGEGQLAEGKVGRTSYHQCSPLSTASQASALTDLSQSAQNLPDSGTDRLMSSVSVLPPHPPLTSAARKLALALAESAQMASSGAQRTNNISSHLFRRLEAPHIQDKPPRPSVLNLKEHSCPHVSSQWQTSVHNPMESHCYRHPVHFLPAHLGSGPLQVTDGQESISNLTPNVSPLGSGSLDDCSAERSDPREEKELRDVTQAEPTCQSVGVSTPTQPVCSTQSQSTSPVYVNTDSINIFNFRAVLAETSMPASIEEVLPRSLQPSTHLYNPEDEPLDLAGDVYGIHQHHRPIQTGRPSARHWPRPAALPCHQFGPRGIYRQASESRCSTLGFRYPLSPQYRHHHREEHLISGHHRQQVPWQRSEDRIVGQPAIRRARSFHAPQISHYELAERTIVPPDSLFYTEQMSSQEVPYQRLIQTGIHSARPQFDSSRADYRYSPYFDINPADSSCYYAEPSQQRDNRHAQPHTIRCERENRQSDYYNYSPHRVPPVNREFYVESKDTFVYEARDAEIFERVVYQPVKHEGKSRNKNICLPVSPPESPSSPVDSRGRDIMHTRSKSDPGNACLLSTSRTENPDFLLATSPTSLRSQQADLEVAGQKYDHRSSAEPGPSRQTQIRPQPPLRKVPSLPERGCRNFKNIEHNNRSHTRGHNQEGLMMAKTGSSYSGAVKPSILRRPARSQSTREDRHHHYQHIKSSLDPQHLGSFSIQPTRRTQSTKVKPTQYDHMEGHYATPKPKSTRSSKSVGGYLPSQGCMSPHGHKLLSKALGQESFYHTSLRSEAGVYE, encoded by the exons ATGGAGGCTGGCTGTGTCGTTGCCGCGGTGATTGAGAATGCTGCTTCAGGACCCCAGGTTGAACCAGGAAGTAGTGACGTCCTTCAGCG CAGCTTGCCACCATATACTGACCTGGGCGAAAATGATGTCTTACTTCAAGGCAGCATCTACAATCTTCCAGAAGAGAAACAGCAACAGCAGACATCCACTGCTATG GTCaggagtgatgacatcatagcCGAGCCCCTCCTGCGCTCCTGCGTTAGCACGGCTAGCATGAAGGTCAAGAACATGAAGAA gcttaCATTCCCCAGAGGTCATTTCCCCAGGTTGGCAGAGTGTGCCCATTTCCATTATGAGACCGTTGACTTTGGTAACGTTCAG TTGGCATTTCCAGAGGGCCAGAGCGAAGGACCAAAGGCTGGTCTAGACTCCAAAGAGCTGGTCTTTCTGGTCCAGATCGGTTGCCAG GGTCGAAACTGGCTGGTGAAGAGATCCTACGAAGACTTCCGTGTTCTCGACAAACACCTGCACCTGTGTATTTATGACCGCCGTTACTCAGAGCTGATTGAGCTGCCAAGAAACAACACATTAAAGGACACTGTTGAG TCAGTAACAAAGATGTTGGCCAACTACCTGTCGCGCTTCTCGGCCATCGCTGACAACAAGATCAACTGTGGTCCAGTGCTGACTTGGATGGAG ATTGACAACAAGGGGAACCATCTGCTGGTGTCTGAGGAGGCCTCCATCAACGTTCCTGCGATCGCGGCTGCTCACGTCACCAAACGTTACACGGCCCAGGCCACAGACGAACTGACCTTTGAG GTGGGAGACATCGTGTCGGTCATAGACATGCCTCCGAAAGAAGACACGGGATGGTGGAGAGGGAAACACGGCTTTCAG GTTGGTTTCTTTCCCTGCGACTGTGTCGAGCTGATAAACGACAAGATCCCTCCCAGCGTTCAAAGCTCCGTGCCGAAGCCAG TGTGTAAGAAGCATGGAAAGCTGGTAACGTTCCTGAGGACTTTCATGAAGTCACGACCACCGCCTCAGAAGCTGAGGCAGCGCGGGATCCTCAGAGAACGAGTGTTTGGCTGCGACTTGGGGGAGCATCTTCACAACTCTGGACACGAGG TCCCCCAGGTTGTGAAGAGCTGTGCTGAGTTCATAGAGAAACACGGGGTTGTGGACGGAATTTACAGACTGTCTGGGATTTCCTCCAATATCCAGAAACTGAG ACATGAGTTTGACTCTGAGCAAATCCCAGACCTGACCAGAGACGTCTTCAGACAGGATATACACTCTGTGGGTTCCCTGTGCAAGCTGTACTTCAGGGAGCTACCCAACCCTCTGCTCACCTACCAGCTCTATGACAGATTCTCA GAGGCTGTGTCTGCTGCCACAGATGAGGAGAAGCTGGTCAAAATCCACAATGTCATCCAGCAGCTGCCCCCTCCTCACTACAG GAGTCTGGAGTACCTCATGCGACACCTCTCCCACCTGGCCACCTTCAGCTCCATCACTAACATGCACACTAAAAACCTGGCTATTGTCTGGGCGCCTAACCTCCTcag GTCCAGACAGATCGAGTCGGCCTGTTTTAGTGGAACAGCTGCGTTCATGGAAGTGCGTATTCAGTCGGTGGTGGTGGAGTTCATCCTCAACAACACCGAGGCTCTCTTCAGCTCTAAACTCAGCGCCATCATACGGGAAAGcacag GTAACAACACCTTAGCCAGACCCAAGTCCCTGCTGGTCTGCTCCCCATCCACAAAGCTACTGTCTCTGGAAGAGGCCCAGGCTCGCACCCAGGCCCAGGTGGGCTCCCCAGCCACCACCCCCTGCATCAGCCACAGTGACTACATCGAGGTCGGGGCGGGACCCGGAGCTCTGCTGGGCAAGTTCCACACAGTCATCGAGCTTCCAGTGGAGAG CAGCAAGCGACCTCCTAGTAAAGCTAAAAAGTCTCCTGTGGGGAACTGGCTGTCCTTTTTCCATCTGGGAAAATCCCAGTCTGTGTCTAAACGTAAACTGAAGCGACACCCCAGCGAGCCTAACGAAATAAAGAGCATTGCACTGCCAG GTGGAAGAGGAGATAGCGGCACATTGCGCTCAACCAAGAGTGAGGAATCTCTAACCTCTTTGCATAATGTAGAAG gGGATCCTCGGAAGTACCGCCCTCGCAGACCTCGTTCAACTAGTGAGGCCATTTCTGTCGTCTGTAGAGACGACCAGGCTCACACCAGGAATAAAGACGACCACAGAACACACCTACTGCATGAAAGGAGTGCTGTTTCTGATCGCGGTCACAGCGTAACACGTATTTCACCTCCACACCAGGAAGACGATCTTGATCTTTGTCCGCCAGTTGCAGGCATCTCTAGTTTGGACTTTGACCCCATGTCTTTTCAGTGCAGCCCACCCTCAGCTATTCCTGGGCTGCAACAGAACAAAGATGGACATAAATGGCGGAAGAGCGCGGGGTGCTCCAGCGAATCAGAGCCCATCTCCTCTCCGAACAACAACATTAGTGGCTCTCAGTCTCCAGATATTAGCCCGATTCTCAGTAACGGAGGAAAGGAGATTAACCTGAAGTCGCTCTCTCCTAAACTCAGGAAGAAATCTTTTAAGACACAAGCAGATGTTCAGAGAGCGTCCGATTCTTCTCCACTTCTTCCGTCGATGTCACCCCCAGTGGAGAGGGGTGAAGGCCAGTTGGCAGAAGGAAAGGTGGGGAGAACGTCCTACCATCAGTGCAGCCCACTCAGCACAGCGAGCCAAGCATCGGCCCTGACTGACCTCAGTCAGTCTGCACAGAACCTGCCCGATTCAG GAACAGATAGACTTATGAGTTCAGTGTCTGTtctccctcctcaccctcccttGACGAGTGCTGCGCGCAAGTTGGCTTTGGCTTTGGCTGAGTCTGCCCAGATGGCCAGCAGCGGCGCCCAGAGAACAAACAACATCTCATCCCACCTTTTTCGGAGACTGGAAGCACCTCACATCCAGGACAAACCGCCCCGGCCCTCTGTCCTCAATCTTAAAGAGCACTCTTGTCCTCATGTCTCCTCCCAATGGCAAACATCAGTGCACAACCCCATGGAAAGCCACTGCTACCGTCATCCTGTTCATTTCCTTCCTGCACACCTTGGCTCCGGGCCGTTGCAGGTCACTGATGGACAGGAAAGTATAAGTAATTTAACACCTAATGTCAGTCCGCTCGGGTCAGGGAGTTTGGATGATTGCAGCGCAGAGAGGAGCGACCCCAGAGAGGAAAAAGAGCTTAGAGATGTCACACAGGCAGAACCCACCTGTCAGAGTGTTGGCGTTTCGACACCCACTCAGCCTGTATGCTCCACTCAGAGCCAGTCGACTTCACCCGTGTATGTGAACACCGACTCtatcaatatttttaatttccgCGCGGTTCTGGCAGAAACCTCCATGCCTGCCTCAATCGAAGAGGTCCTCCCACGCTCGCTGCAGCCCTCAACACATCTGTACAACCCAGAGGATGAACCTCTCGACCTGGCTGGGGATGTGTACGGCATTCATCAGCATCATCGACCGATTCAAACAGGACGACCGTCTGCACGTCACTGGCCTCGGCCCGCCGCTCTGCCGTGTCACCAGTTTGGGCCGAGGGGTATTTACAGGCAGGCGTCTGAGAGTCGCTGCAGTACGTTAGGGTTCAGATATCCGCTGTCACCTCAGTACAGACATCACCACAGAGAAGAGCACCTTATCAGTGGTCACCACAGACAGCAAGTCCCATGGCAAAGATCAGAAGATAGGATAGTTGGGCAGCCGGCCATCCGGAGGGCTCGCTCTTTCCATGCTCCACAAATTAGTCACTATGAGCTGGCAGAGAGGACAATTGTGCCCCCTGATTCACTGTTTTATACCGAGCAAATGTCCAGCCAGGAGGTGCCCTATCAGAGGCTGATTCAGACTGGCATCCACTCGGCTCGGCCCCAGTTTGACAGCAGCCGAGCAGACTATCGTTACAGCCCCTATTTTGATATTAACCCAGCAGATAGCTCCTGCTATTACGCAGAGCCCAGCCAGCAACGTGATAACCGACATGCTCAGCCTCACACAATACGCTGCGAAAGGGAAAATAGGCAATCTGATTACTATAACTACTCTCCACACCGTGTCCCTCCTGTGAACAGGGAGTTTTATGTAGAAAGCAAGGACACTTTTGTTTACGAGGCTAGAGATGCAGAAATTTTTGAAAGAGTAGTTTATCAACCGGTCAAGCATGAGGGTAAatctagaaataaaaatatatgtctACCTGTGTCACCACCTGAGAGCCCAAGCTCACCGGTTGACTCAAGAGGCAGGGACATAATGCACACAAGAAGCAAGTCGGATCCTGGAAATGCCTGCCTCCTTTCCACCAGCAGGACAGAAAATCCTGATTTTTTATTAGCTACATCACCAACTTCCCTGAGGTCTCAGCAGGCTGACCTGGAGGTCGCCGGTCAAAAGTACGACCACCGGTCGagtgcagaaccaggaccatccAGGCAGACTCAGATCAGGCCTCAACCACCACTGCGTAAAGTTCCCTCGCTTCCTGAAAGAGGCTGTCGTAACTTCAAGAACATCGAGCACAACAACAGAAGCCATACACGAGGTCATAACCAAGAAGGATTAATGATGGCCAAAACTGGCAGCAGCTACTCTGGTGCTGTCAAACCTAGCATCCTTAGGAGACCGGCGAGGTCACAGAGCACCAGAGAAGACCGTCACCATCATTATCAACACATCAAATCCTCTCTAGATCCACAACATCTGGGATCCTTTTCCATTCAGCCCACCAGAAGGACTCAGAGCACTAAAGTCAAGCCCACACAATATGATCACATGGAGGGGCATTATGCAACTCCAAAACCTAAATCCACAAGATCCAGCAAATCCGTGGGCGGATATTTGCCTAGCCAGGGCTGTATGTCTCCCCACGGACACAAACTGCTGTCCAAAGCTCTGGGTCAGGAGTCTTTTTATCACACTTCACTGAGATCTGAGGCTGGGGTCTATGAGTGA